Proteins encoded together in one Effusibacillus pohliae DSM 22757 window:
- a CDS encoding S8 family serine peptidase, whose product MKNHLISAFLTSVLITVPFGSAGLPQHQAYAANAVAIDPSLLSKLDSMGDADTLKVILTYSQQPTQDDLNTLKALGIPAGTVLHELPMVIATLTKLQIQKLVQSSIANLQSVYADKQLHYFLDKSVAQIGAAKNRTTPSMGYSGKGVGVAVVDSGIDGTHPDLKFGSRVIQNVKVVGNETVSDFVAPSYLEGVPDTDNAGGHGTHVAGIIGGDGTASGGRYEGVAPAANLIGVSAGATLLITAAVEGLDYVLTHQYQYNIKVVSNSWGTTGSFDPNDPINQATKILHDRGITVVFAMGNEGPSANTQNPYAVAPWVIGVAAGTKDTGLLADFSSRGIRDDALYHPTITAPGVDIISARAKQSVLTPLSASKDAAMIQTAYQPYYTTMSGTSMATPHISGVVALLTEANPALTPDQVKQILMDTATRMPGYQAFEVGSGFVNAYAAIDKAQHMERNYGAVLNQTFNAKFKGYVDALDPTDTVWDPTTPVTFTMNVNDNAVVSDLTIAWDNPANLLQVIVTAPDGSSKVYSAYLLSAVYGTQTSITLQTPQKGTWKVEVSGYRGTIGVPDTVHFSYRTYYGTFTGLNDVAGTPYESAIRAAVSKRLIDSANANEFKPDQSITKGELARWIASDLEIRQNLTQPVPYSDVSSFLAPFVAAVTANAAPMRDIFWTGGSVMSACSATRFGTNDKITRSQLAVALVKAMGLDELARQNMNTKTSFTDDDQIPPEDRGYVVVATQKGIMKGYVNQSTVEGAAPTFSFRPNETVTRGSLAYNLMNTYNFFMSGK is encoded by the coding sequence GTGAAAAACCATTTAATCAGTGCTTTCCTGACGTCGGTGCTGATCACCGTCCCGTTCGGGAGTGCAGGGCTTCCCCAGCACCAGGCGTACGCGGCAAACGCTGTTGCAATCGACCCGAGTCTGCTGTCGAAGCTGGACAGCATGGGGGATGCGGACACGCTGAAGGTGATCCTCACCTACAGCCAGCAGCCCACGCAGGACGATTTGAATACGCTAAAAGCGCTGGGCATTCCCGCAGGTACGGTGTTGCATGAGCTGCCGATGGTGATCGCAACGCTGACGAAACTGCAGATCCAGAAGCTTGTACAGTCTTCGATTGCCAATTTGCAATCGGTTTATGCGGACAAACAGTTGCACTATTTCCTGGACAAGTCGGTTGCACAGATCGGCGCTGCCAAAAACCGGACGACCCCCAGCATGGGATATTCCGGAAAAGGGGTTGGCGTTGCGGTCGTCGACAGCGGTATTGACGGTACGCATCCCGATCTGAAATTCGGTTCCCGGGTGATCCAGAATGTGAAGGTCGTGGGGAATGAAACCGTTTCCGATTTTGTGGCGCCTTCCTATTTGGAAGGGGTTCCGGATACGGATAATGCGGGTGGGCATGGCACCCATGTTGCAGGCATCATCGGCGGAGACGGTACTGCCAGCGGCGGCAGGTATGAGGGAGTGGCACCCGCGGCCAACCTGATCGGCGTGTCGGCCGGGGCCACCCTGCTGATCACCGCTGCTGTGGAAGGGCTTGACTACGTATTAACCCACCAGTATCAATACAACATCAAAGTCGTGTCCAATTCTTGGGGTACAACCGGATCGTTCGATCCGAACGACCCGATCAACCAGGCGACCAAAATTCTGCACGACCGCGGGATTACAGTTGTGTTTGCCATGGGGAACGAGGGCCCTTCCGCCAATACGCAAAATCCCTATGCGGTCGCTCCCTGGGTGATCGGGGTGGCGGCGGGTACGAAAGACACAGGGTTACTGGCCGATTTTTCATCGCGTGGGATTCGCGACGACGCTCTCTATCATCCGACGATCACAGCGCCCGGCGTCGATATCATTTCTGCTCGCGCCAAACAGAGTGTCCTGACTCCCTTGTCGGCAAGCAAGGATGCGGCGATGATACAGACCGCGTACCAGCCGTATTATACGACCATGAGCGGTACTTCCATGGCAACTCCGCACATCTCCGGAGTTGTGGCGCTGCTAACGGAAGCGAATCCGGCATTGACACCGGATCAGGTCAAACAGATACTAATGGACACGGCTACGCGCATGCCCGGCTATCAAGCGTTTGAAGTGGGAAGCGGCTTTGTCAACGCGTATGCGGCCATCGACAAGGCGCAGCATATGGAGCGCAATTATGGAGCGGTGCTGAACCAGACCTTCAATGCAAAATTCAAGGGATACGTGGATGCGCTCGATCCTACGGATACCGTGTGGGATCCGACGACACCAGTCACGTTCACAATGAATGTAAACGACAATGCGGTCGTTTCCGATTTGACGATCGCTTGGGACAATCCGGCCAATCTGCTGCAGGTGATAGTAACCGCACCCGATGGCAGTTCAAAAGTCTACAGTGCCTATTTGCTTTCGGCCGTCTATGGCACCCAGACGTCCATCACGTTGCAAACGCCGCAGAAAGGAACCTGGAAAGTCGAAGTTTCGGGCTACCGGGGAACGATCGGGGTGCCGGACACGGTTCATTTTTCCTACCGCACGTATTACGGAACCTTTACGGGACTGAATGACGTGGCCGGAACGCCGTATGAATCGGCGATTCGTGCGGCAGTTTCGAAAAGGTTGATCGACTCCGCGAATGCAAACGAGTTTAAACCGGATCAATCGATTACCAAGGGGGAATTGGCCCGCTGGATCGCGTCCGATTTGGAAATCCGTCAGAATCTGACGCAGCCTGTTCCCTACAGTGACGTCTCCTCGTTCCTGGCGCCGTTTGTGGCGGCAGTCACTGCGAATGCGGCGCCGATGCGGGATATTTTCTGGACGGGCGGCAGTGTGATGAGCGCATGTTCCGCCACCCGGTTCGGTACAAACGACAAGATCACCCGTTCTCAGTTGGCGGTTGCACTGGTGAAAGCGATGGGATTGGACGAACTGGCCCGGCAGAATATGAACACCAAAACCTCATTTACCGATGATGACCAGATCCCGCCGGAAGATCGCGGCTACGTGGTGGTCGCAACGCAAAAAGGGATCATGAAAGGGTATGTCAACCAGTCGACAGTCGAAGGAGCCGCACCGACTTTCTCGTTCAGGCCGAATGAAACTGTTACTCGTGGGAGCTTGGCTTACAACCTGATGAACACCTACAATTTCTTCATGAGTGGCAAGTAA
- the bluB gene encoding 5,6-dimethylbenzimidazole synthase, producing the protein MSRHAFSPEERAAVYRAIYERRDIRSFLPDPLDEAAVARILDAGHHAPSVGFMQPWNFILIRSQEVKQQLRDAVDRERLAASLHFEDERQDLYLKLKVEGILQAPLTICVTCDPTRGGRHVLGRNSIPETDVFSVSCAIQNMWLAARAEGIAMGWVSIFKKQDIRHILDIPPHIDPVGLISLGYVEAFPNRPLLESAGWRDRIPLAELVFEEKWGAPNRAIPLNQT; encoded by the coding sequence ATGAGCCGCCACGCTTTCAGCCCGGAAGAACGAGCCGCCGTTTACAGAGCGATTTACGAAAGACGGGACATCCGCAGTTTTCTGCCGGACCCGCTGGATGAAGCGGCGGTCGCCCGCATCCTCGACGCCGGCCATCATGCGCCATCGGTGGGCTTTATGCAACCCTGGAACTTTATTCTCATCCGTTCGCAGGAGGTGAAGCAGCAACTGCGGGATGCAGTGGACCGGGAGCGCCTCGCCGCATCGCTCCATTTCGAGGACGAACGGCAGGATCTGTATCTCAAGCTGAAAGTGGAAGGCATCCTCCAGGCGCCCTTGACGATCTGCGTCACCTGCGATCCGACCCGCGGCGGCCGGCACGTGCTGGGCCGCAACTCGATTCCGGAAACGGACGTTTTTTCCGTTTCCTGCGCCATCCAGAACATGTGGCTGGCCGCGCGGGCAGAAGGAATCGCGATGGGCTGGGTGTCGATTTTCAAAAAACAGGACATCCGCCACATCCTCGACATTCCGCCGCACATCGACCCGGTGGGCCTCATCTCGCTGGGATATGTGGAGGCATTTCCAAACCGGCCGTTGCTGGAATCGGCGGGATGGCGCGATCGGATTCCGCTGGCGGAACTCGTGTTTGAAGAAAAATGGGGAGCCCCCAACCGCGCAATTCCGTTGAATCAGACATGA
- the cobK gene encoding precorrin-6A reductase → MIFFLAGTSDARELAVKLQAQGYPLLASVVTESAAESLREAGLAVTVGRKTSDEMIELIHHEQAAAIVDASHPFAEIASQNAIQAAAAAEIPYFRYERPGSILSDHPLITYVRDYREAAEAALQRKGTIFLTTGSKTLPIFVEVLNGVEGIRLIARMLPTEDNMRKCAELGIPQKNIVAMQGPFSEELNAAFYRHYGVTTVITKESGAEGSVQEKVKAALDNGVHVIVICRPGIDYGRVYEAADDLIRAIKEAVPHEHLHAQR, encoded by the coding sequence ATGATTTTCTTTTTGGCGGGCACCAGCGATGCCCGCGAATTGGCAGTCAAACTGCAGGCGCAGGGATATCCGCTGCTCGCGTCGGTTGTCACCGAATCGGCGGCCGAATCGCTTAGGGAAGCGGGGCTGGCCGTGACGGTCGGTCGCAAAACGTCCGATGAGATGATTGAACTGATTCACCACGAACAGGCGGCCGCGATCGTCGACGCCAGCCATCCGTTTGCCGAAATCGCATCGCAAAACGCGATACAGGCGGCCGCGGCGGCGGAGATTCCCTATTTTCGTTACGAACGGCCCGGCTCGATTCTGTCCGACCATCCGTTGATCACCTATGTCCGCGATTACCGGGAGGCGGCGGAGGCGGCGTTGCAGCGAAAAGGCACGATTTTCCTGACGACCGGCTCGAAAACCCTGCCCATTTTTGTCGAGGTGTTAAACGGAGTCGAAGGCATCCGGCTGATCGCCCGCATGCTGCCGACGGAAGACAACATGCGAAAATGCGCCGAACTGGGCATTCCGCAAAAAAACATCGTGGCGATGCAGGGGCCGTTTTCGGAAGAACTGAATGCTGCATTCTACCGCCATTACGGGGTGACCACGGTGATCACCAAGGAGTCCGGTGCGGAAGGTTCCGTCCAGGAAAAGGTGAAAGCGGCGTTAGACAACGGGGTGCACGTGATTGTCATCTGCCGGCCGGGCATCGACTACGGGCGGGTGTATGAAGCGGCCGATGATCTGATTCGGGCGATCAAGGAGGCGGTTCCGCATGAGCATTTACACGCGCAGCGGTGA
- a CDS encoding cob(I)yrinic acid a,c-diamide adenosyltransferase, producing the protein MSIYTRSGDQGTTALVGDRRSKHDLRVEAYGTVDEANSFVGDALALLEEWPVDLQDMADVLQDIQQELFDVGSDLATVGEVRPYKVSAGMVERLEPLIDHYLKQAVPVKKFIVPGGSRPAAKLHICRTVTRRAERRVVALSQTEPVNPECLRYLNRLSDLFFAMARAANARCGRSDREYQRSRNVFRHAMGQNSGRESAETACTGSSPAYSPDTATPAESPTGGETS; encoded by the coding sequence ATGAGCATTTACACGCGCAGCGGTGACCAGGGGACGACGGCGCTCGTCGGCGATCGCCGCAGCAAACACGACCTGCGGGTCGAGGCGTACGGCACGGTCGACGAGGCCAATTCGTTTGTCGGCGACGCCCTGGCTTTGCTGGAAGAATGGCCGGTCGACCTGCAGGATATGGCGGATGTGCTGCAGGACATCCAACAAGAGTTGTTTGACGTGGGCAGCGACCTGGCCACCGTCGGCGAAGTGCGCCCGTACAAGGTGTCAGCCGGCATGGTGGAGCGGCTGGAACCGCTGATCGATCACTATCTGAAACAGGCGGTACCCGTGAAAAAATTTATCGTGCCGGGCGGCTCCCGACCCGCCGCCAAGCTGCACATCTGCCGGACGGTCACCCGCAGGGCGGAACGGCGGGTAGTGGCCCTTTCCCAAACGGAACCGGTCAACCCGGAATGCCTGCGCTATTTGAACCGGCTGTCGGACCTGTTTTTTGCGATGGCCCGCGCAGCGAACGCACGCTGCGGACGCTCCGACCGGGAGTACCAACGGTCGCGCAACGTGTTCCGGCACGCGATGGGCCAAAACAGTGGTAGGGAATCGGCGGAAACAGCTTGTACAGGTTCCAGCCCAGCGTATTCCCCCGATACCGCAACCCCAGCCGAGTCCCCGACAGGAGGAGAGACATCATGA